In Acidimicrobiales bacterium, the following are encoded in one genomic region:
- a CDS encoding polysaccharide biosynthesis protein encodes MTPSYTGKTILITGGTGSFGSTVVHGLLGRDHKEIRVLSRDEAKQDAMRTSLPPGHRVRFYIGDVRDARSVAAAMRGVDLVFHAAALKQVPSCEFFPLEAVATNVAGSANVVRAADEASVESVVLLSTDKAVYPINAMGMSKALMEKVGQAAARELAGSGTTVSTVRYGNVMYSRGSVIPLFVQQIRAGQPLTITVPGMTRFLMPLAHAVDLVEFALLHAEPGDVFIRKAPAATIADVATAVQNVFGASVGTKQIGIRHGEKLYETLATAHELRRGEDYGDYLRVPLDDRNLDYAKYFSEGDQDEDPLDDFHSHNTRRLSVPEVEKLLRSLPEIEAELAAWDGPA; translated from the coding sequence ATGACCCCCAGCTACACCGGCAAGACCATCCTCATCACCGGTGGCACCGGCTCGTTCGGTTCCACCGTGGTGCACGGCCTGCTCGGTCGCGACCACAAAGAGATCCGGGTGCTGAGCCGCGACGAAGCCAAGCAGGATGCGATGCGCACCAGCCTCCCGCCTGGACACCGCGTGCGCTTCTACATCGGTGACGTGCGCGACGCCCGCAGCGTCGCAGCGGCGATGCGGGGGGTCGACCTGGTGTTCCACGCCGCCGCGCTCAAGCAGGTGCCGTCGTGTGAGTTCTTCCCGTTGGAGGCGGTGGCCACCAACGTGGCAGGCAGCGCCAACGTGGTGCGCGCCGCAGACGAGGCGTCGGTGGAGTCGGTGGTGTTGTTGAGCACCGACAAGGCCGTCTACCCGATCAACGCGATGGGGATGAGCAAGGCGCTCATGGAGAAGGTGGGCCAAGCCGCAGCGCGGGAGCTCGCTGGATCTGGCACCACGGTGTCGACGGTGCGCTACGGCAACGTGATGTACAGCCGGGGCTCGGTGATCCCGCTGTTCGTGCAGCAGATCAGGGCCGGCCAGCCGCTCACGATCACGGTGCCCGGCATGACACGGTTCCTCATGCCGCTCGCCCACGCGGTGGATCTGGTGGAGTTCGCGCTCTTGCACGCGGAGCCTGGCGACGTGTTCATTCGCAAGGCGCCGGCGGCCACGATCGCGGACGTCGCCACCGCGGTGCAGAACGTGTTCGGCGCATCCGTGGGCACCAAACAGATCGGCATCCGCCACGGCGAGAAGCTGTACGAGACGCTCGCCACCGCACACGAGCTGCGCCGGGGCGAAGACTACGGCGACTACCTGCGCGTGCCGCTCGACGATCGCAACCTCGACTACGCCAAGTACTTCAGCGAAGGTGACCAAGACGAAGACCCACTCGACGACTTCCACTCGCACAACACCCGGCGCCTGTCCGTGCCGGAAGTGGAGAAGCTGCTGCGTTCCCTGCCCGAGATCGAAGCGGAGCTCGCTGCCTGGGACGGGCCGGCATGA
- a CDS encoding NAD-dependent epimerase/dehydratase family protein, producing MSAAERIVITGADGFFGWHLRARLLALRPEAQVRSLDPDSFADDATLATALAGATAVVHLAGVNRGTDEEVATINPALAERLTDALDRACVTPVVVYADSIHAARDTTYGSAKRAAGERLLAWGERTGAAVADLRFPNLFGECGRPNYNSAVATFCHDLVAGRPSEVNPEGSTELFHVQDAAASVLEAIDRRASGTVTLAGERVAIPELHARLRRLHDSYGQAHFPDLDDRLDLRLFNQLRAAGFPGNTPQQLTAHRDTRGMFVEVARGFGATQTSFSATAPGITRGDHFHLDKVERFVVLHGTAVIRLRRLFTDDVHEWVVRGDEPVAIDMPPLHTHNITNTGDDELLTIFWANDHFDPAAPDTFVEPVGQPTSPAVGVAP from the coding sequence ATGAGCGCGGCGGAGCGCATCGTGATCACCGGTGCCGACGGTTTCTTCGGCTGGCACCTGCGGGCGCGCCTGCTCGCGCTACGGCCTGAGGCACAGGTTCGGTCGCTCGATCCGGACTCGTTCGCCGACGACGCCACGCTCGCCACCGCGCTGGCAGGTGCCACCGCTGTGGTGCACCTCGCCGGGGTGAACCGGGGCACCGACGAAGAAGTGGCAACGATCAACCCCGCGCTCGCCGAGCGGCTCACCGACGCGCTCGACCGCGCGTGCGTCACCCCGGTGGTCGTCTACGCGGATTCCATCCACGCGGCTCGCGACACCACGTACGGATCGGCCAAGCGCGCGGCCGGCGAGCGCTTGTTGGCGTGGGGTGAGCGCACCGGCGCCGCCGTGGCCGACCTGCGTTTCCCGAACCTCTTCGGCGAGTGCGGCCGTCCCAACTACAACTCCGCGGTCGCCACGTTCTGCCACGACCTGGTCGCCGGTCGCCCGTCGGAGGTGAACCCCGAGGGCAGCACCGAGCTGTTCCACGTGCAGGACGCCGCCGCGTCGGTGCTGGAGGCCATCGACCGGCGCGCCAGCGGCACGGTCACGCTGGCCGGCGAGCGCGTCGCGATCCCCGAGCTGCACGCGCGGCTCCGGCGACTCCACGATTCGTACGGTCAAGCCCACTTTCCCGACCTCGACGACCGGCTCGATCTGCGGCTGTTCAACCAGTTGCGCGCCGCCGGGTTCCCCGGCAACACGCCTCAGCAACTCACCGCGCACCGTGACACGCGTGGCATGTTCGTGGAGGTCGCCCGCGGCTTCGGCGCCACCCAGACCTCCTTTTCGGCCACCGCCCCGGGCATCACTCGTGGCGACCACTTCCACCTCGACAAGGTCGAGCGGTTCGTGGTGCTGCACGGCACCGCGGTGATCCGCTTGCGGCGCCTGTTCACCGACGATGTTCACGAGTGGGTGGTGCGCGGCGACGAACCGGTGGCGATCGACATGCCCCCGCTGCACACGCACAACATCACGAACACCGGCGACGACGAGCTGCTCACCATCTTCTGGGCGAACGACCACTTCGACCCCGCCGCCCCTGACACGTTCGTCGAGCCGGTCGGCCAACCCACGTCGCCGGCCGTGGGGGTGGCGCCGTGA
- the wecB gene encoding UDP-N-acetylglucosamine 2-epimerase (non-hydrolyzing), translating to MKVVTVVGTRPEIIRLSRVIHRLELDCEHVLVHTGQNWDPQLSDVFFKELAIRQPDHWLEVPVTSLGAVLGGVLSRIEPVLVAERPDAVLVLGDTNSCIAAVMAKRMGIPVFHMEAGNRCFDENVPEETNRRLIDHVADFNLCYTEHARRNLLAEGLPTRRIFVTGSPMAEVIAAYDARIAESDVLERLGLKPGGYYLVSMHREENVDDPAQLDVLVEAISGLAERDGKRVVVSTHPRLRKRLEGRAGEAGDRLEWLEPFGYFDYNQLQRNARCVLSDSGTISEESAISGFPAVTIRNAIERPEALDTGSIVITGIDAEAIARAVDLVVAQWAEGIRPSVPADYQITDTSIRVSRLVCGLAGVHGNWLGLRSKQRLSDA from the coding sequence GTGAAGGTGGTGACCGTGGTGGGCACCCGACCGGAGATCATCCGGTTGTCGCGCGTGATCCACCGGCTGGAGCTCGACTGCGAACACGTCCTGGTGCACACCGGCCAGAACTGGGATCCGCAGCTCAGCGACGTGTTCTTCAAGGAGCTGGCGATCCGCCAGCCGGACCACTGGCTCGAAGTGCCGGTGACGTCGCTCGGCGCGGTGCTCGGCGGCGTGCTGTCGAGGATCGAGCCGGTGCTCGTGGCCGAGCGGCCCGACGCGGTGCTGGTGTTGGGTGACACGAACAGCTGCATCGCCGCGGTGATGGCGAAGCGGATGGGCATCCCGGTGTTCCACATGGAAGCGGGCAACCGCTGCTTCGACGAGAACGTGCCGGAGGAGACGAACCGCCGGCTCATCGACCACGTCGCCGATTTCAACCTCTGCTACACCGAGCACGCCCGTCGCAACCTGCTGGCCGAAGGGCTGCCGACGCGGCGGATCTTCGTGACCGGTTCCCCGATGGCCGAGGTGATCGCCGCGTACGACGCCCGGATCGCCGAGTCCGACGTGCTGGAACGGCTCGGGCTGAAGCCGGGTGGCTACTACCTGGTGTCGATGCACCGCGAGGAGAACGTCGACGACCCCGCCCAGCTCGACGTGCTGGTGGAGGCCATCTCGGGGCTCGCCGAGCGCGACGGCAAGCGGGTGGTGGTGTCGACCCACCCTCGGCTGCGCAAGCGGCTCGAAGGTCGAGCGGGCGAGGCTGGAGACCGCCTGGAGTGGCTCGAACCGTTCGGCTACTTCGATTACAACCAGCTCCAGCGCAACGCCCGCTGCGTGCTGTCGGACAGCGGAACCATCAGCGAGGAGTCGGCGATCTCAGGGTTCCCAGCCGTCACGATCCGCAACGCCATCGAACGCCCCGAGGCGCTCGACACCGGCTCGATCGTGATCACCGGTATCGACGCCGAAGCCATCGCCCGGGCCGTCGACCTGGTGGTCGCGCAGTGGGCCGAAGGCATCCGCCCATCGGTGCCTGCCGACTACCAGATCACCGACACGTCCATCAGGGTGAGCCGCCTCGTGTGCGGCCTCGCCGGAGTGCACGGCAACTGGCTCGGGCTCCGCTCCAAGCAACGGCTGAGCGACGCCTGA
- a CDS encoding glycosyltransferase family 4 protein, translating into MRIVLIHRYFAPDTPPYAHILRDIALRLGEDGHEVTVLTCQPSYNRAVVDRAPKVERLADNVTVRRWPVFDDRTSAPLKALNLATFCVRLLASRARLGRVEVIMAASTPPVAPAKAASWLARLCGAKFVYHKQDIYPEVVTAPGMLRAGRLADLLRRIDARTERAAAEVVVLSKDMAATVRSRGAGAERVAVINNFDPWTGASPAGSARREQGRAPLRVVFAGNLGRFQNIEAVLDAMVKVGADDRVRLDFLGDGALRSELEATVEARGLTNVSFRGYQAPEEVARVLREEADLGVVSLVAGVIRAAYPSKTMSYLRNGCPVLALVEADSELARAVVAAGAGVQHDPADAGGLADLLLELAGRRDELAVMRDHALALYRTQFDPQLQLAKWAELFASLDGERVGAP; encoded by the coding sequence ATGCGCATCGTGCTCATCCACCGCTACTTCGCGCCCGACACCCCGCCGTATGCACACATCCTGCGCGACATCGCCCTCCGGCTCGGCGAGGATGGCCACGAGGTCACGGTGCTCACGTGTCAGCCCTCGTACAACCGTGCCGTCGTCGACCGCGCGCCGAAGGTCGAGCGGCTCGCTGACAACGTCACGGTGCGGCGATGGCCGGTGTTCGATGATCGGACGTCGGCACCGTTGAAGGCCCTCAACCTCGCCACCTTCTGCGTGCGGCTGTTGGCCAGCCGGGCCCGTCTCGGCAGGGTCGAGGTGATCATGGCCGCCTCGACGCCGCCGGTTGCGCCGGCGAAGGCGGCGTCCTGGTTGGCTCGCCTCTGTGGCGCGAAGTTCGTGTACCACAAGCAGGACATCTACCCGGAGGTCGTCACCGCCCCCGGGATGTTGCGGGCGGGGCGACTGGCCGACCTGCTGCGGCGGATCGACGCGCGCACGGAGCGGGCCGCCGCCGAGGTCGTCGTCTTGTCGAAGGACATGGCGGCGACGGTTCGGTCTCGGGGTGCCGGCGCTGAGCGAGTCGCGGTGATCAACAACTTCGATCCGTGGACCGGCGCGTCGCCGGCCGGCTCGGCCCGGCGCGAGCAGGGACGCGCACCGCTTCGCGTGGTGTTCGCTGGGAACCTCGGGCGCTTCCAGAACATCGAGGCGGTGCTCGACGCCATGGTGAAGGTCGGCGCCGATGACCGCGTGCGCCTCGACTTCCTGGGGGACGGAGCGTTGCGCAGTGAGCTGGAGGCCACCGTGGAGGCCCGCGGGCTGACGAACGTTTCCTTCCGCGGTTACCAGGCTCCGGAGGAGGTCGCCCGGGTGCTGCGGGAGGAGGCTGACCTCGGCGTTGTGTCCCTCGTCGCGGGGGTCATCCGCGCGGCATATCCGAGCAAGACGATGTCGTACCTGCGCAACGGCTGTCCGGTGCTCGCCCTCGTCGAGGCGGACTCCGAGCTGGCTCGAGCAGTTGTGGCCGCGGGTGCCGGCGTTCAGCACGATCCAGCCGACGCGGGTGGGCTGGCCGACCTGCTGCTGGAGCTGGCCGGGCGGCGCGACGAGTTGGCGGTGATGCGCGACCACGCGTTGGCCTTGTACCGCACCCAGTTCGACCCGCAGCTGCAGCTCGCGAAGTGGGCCGAGCTGTTCGCGTCACTCGACGGCGAGCGGGTTGGTGCGCCATGA
- a CDS encoding sugar transferase, giving the protein MRPGREHRTFGRVVAGAALVVSSPVLAAAAVAVKLSSRGPAIYRAKRVGRGGSEFTMFKFRTMRTAPAGSGGRITSGVDPRIFPVGRWLRRLKLDELPQLANVVRGEMAIVGPRPEDPTIVADHYAPFMLETLEVLPGLTSPGSLQYYAEEEGDIPSDPDLAERHYAEVLLPRKIALDLVFVRNRSWRYEMELIVRTVASLFGIRRPFARRASWERAEADAILRGVSSGPAPWPAAVGA; this is encoded by the coding sequence ATGAGGCCGGGCCGGGAGCACCGCACATTCGGTCGGGTCGTGGCCGGCGCGGCGCTGGTCGTGTCGAGCCCCGTGCTCGCGGCCGCCGCCGTTGCGGTGAAGTTGTCGAGTCGTGGCCCTGCGATCTATCGGGCCAAGCGCGTTGGACGCGGTGGCTCGGAGTTCACGATGTTCAAGTTCCGGACGATGCGCACCGCGCCGGCGGGCAGCGGCGGCCGCATCACCAGTGGTGTCGACCCCCGGATCTTCCCGGTTGGGCGCTGGCTGCGACGCCTCAAGCTCGACGAGTTGCCCCAGCTCGCCAACGTGGTCCGCGGTGAGATGGCCATCGTCGGGCCGCGCCCCGAGGATCCAACGATCGTTGCCGACCACTACGCCCCGTTCATGCTCGAGACCCTCGAGGTGCTCCCCGGCCTCACGAGCCCGGGGAGTCTCCAGTACTACGCCGAGGAGGAAGGCGACATCCCATCGGACCCCGACCTGGCGGAGCGGCACTACGCAGAGGTACTGCTGCCGCGCAAGATCGCGCTCGACCTCGTGTTCGTGCGCAATCGCTCGTGGCGTTACGAAATGGAGCTGATCGTGCGCACGGTCGCCTCGCTGTTCGGCATCCGGCGGCCGTTCGCCCGTCGCGCGTCGTGGGAGCGAGCGGAGGCCGACGCGATCTTGCGAGGCGTCAGCTCCGGCCCCGCCCCTTGGCCTGCGGCGGTGGGCGCGTGA
- a CDS encoding sulfotransferase has protein sequence MSPRHVILIGAARSGTKIVRDTLAVATGAGTVPYDIGYVWRAGNESAPDDVLEPSQLSSKAQQFVAGFVDGYAAGVVPTVIEKTVGNSLRVPYVASAFPDAVFIHLIRDGVDVAESTRRQWIAPTDWRYLARKARHFPFRLVPGYGVRYAQSLASRVRRTDRRVGSWGPRYPGIDEDLASEDLLVVCGRQWKASVLHARQAFASLDVPVLEVRYETLVRDPMSTIKEVAEFAELAVGSDSLGQAAASVTSARVGAGRRALEVSERAALGRELDQLLDVCGYARCGDAMQNGVG, from the coding sequence GTGAGCCCGCGACACGTGATCTTGATCGGCGCAGCCCGATCCGGGACGAAGATCGTTCGTGACACGCTGGCCGTCGCGACCGGCGCAGGAACCGTTCCATACGACATCGGTTACGTCTGGCGGGCCGGCAACGAGTCCGCACCCGATGACGTGCTGGAGCCGTCGCAGCTCTCCTCGAAGGCGCAGCAGTTCGTGGCGGGCTTCGTGGACGGCTATGCCGCGGGCGTCGTGCCGACGGTGATCGAAAAGACCGTCGGCAACTCGCTTCGGGTGCCGTATGTCGCCAGCGCGTTTCCCGATGCGGTGTTCATCCACCTCATCCGCGACGGGGTCGACGTCGCGGAGTCCACCCGGCGACAGTGGATCGCGCCCACCGACTGGCGTTACCTTGCGCGCAAGGCCCGCCACTTCCCGTTCCGTCTCGTTCCGGGCTATGGCGTGCGCTACGCGCAGTCGCTGGCGAGTCGCGTACGCCGAACCGACCGCCGTGTCGGCTCGTGGGGGCCGCGGTACCCCGGCATCGACGAGGACTTGGCGAGCGAGGACTTGCTGGTGGTGTGCGGGCGCCAATGGAAGGCCTCGGTGCTGCATGCCCGCCAGGCCTTCGCCTCGCTCGACGTTCCGGTGCTCGAGGTCCGCTACGAGACGCTGGTGCGCGACCCCATGTCGACCATCAAGGAAGTCGCCGAGTTCGCGGAGTTGGCAGTCGGGTCCGACTCGTTGGGTCAGGCGGCGGCGAGCGTGACCAGCGCGCGCGTCGGCGCAGGTCGCCGTGCGCTCGAGGTGTCAGAGCGGGCGGCGCTCGGACGGGAGCTCGACCAGCTGCTCGACGTGTGCGGCTATGCCCGGTGCGGCGACGCCATGCAGAATGGCGTCGGATGA
- a CDS encoding FkbM family methyltransferase → MPHVPFRVKYGLTDAIRRRNPPYSLLTPTSSVVQVGAPRDTLLAGRSRAMGFALRTRPSGRVLVVEPDATSVAEFRRVAAAQRLSHVEIVQAGAWSERGTITLEVDPEHPATNFTDGTADYTAEERARFTTVEVPAAPLDELIAEAGLEHVDLVSITTNGAEEPGLRGLEHTIERDHPYICLARTEDSYEEVMAGRGYELLASDDRGFTFRHRP, encoded by the coding sequence TTGCCGCACGTTCCGTTCCGGGTGAAGTACGGGCTGACGGATGCGATCCGTCGGCGAAACCCGCCGTACAGCCTGCTGACCCCGACGTCGTCGGTCGTACAGGTGGGCGCGCCTCGGGACACCCTGCTCGCAGGGCGGTCGCGGGCGATGGGGTTCGCGCTCCGCACCCGCCCGTCCGGCCGGGTGCTCGTCGTCGAGCCCGACGCCACCAGCGTCGCCGAGTTTCGGCGGGTGGCAGCCGCTCAACGCCTCTCGCACGTCGAAATCGTGCAAGCCGGTGCTTGGTCCGAGCGTGGCACGATCACCCTCGAGGTCGACCCCGAGCACCCGGCGACGAACTTCACCGATGGCACGGCCGATTACACCGCGGAGGAGCGCGCCCGCTTCACGACCGTGGAAGTTCCGGCCGCGCCGCTCGACGAGCTCATCGCGGAGGCCGGGCTCGAGCATGTCGATCTGGTGAGCATCACGACGAACGGGGCCGAAGAGCCGGGATTGCGGGGACTGGAGCACACGATCGAGCGCGATCATCCGTACATCTGCCTCGCCCGGACAGAGGATTCGTACGAGGAAGTGATGGCTGGTCGGGGCTACGAGCTGCTCGCTTCCGACGACCGGGGCTTCACGTTCCGACACCGGCCATGA
- a CDS encoding DegT/DnrJ/EryC1/StrS family aminotransferase, giving the protein MPFALPDIGQEEIDAVTEVLRSRWLTTGKRCQQFEAAFAEAVGADHAVALNSCTAALHLSLEAYRVREGDLVFMSPYTFAASAEVVRYLRATPVFVDIDPATLNIDVERLRTAVVASAEAGLGRPKAVMPVHLGGVPCDMPAIRTLAAEHGMHVIEDAAHAFPAARDGAAVGGLREGEPGTACFSFYATKTITTGEGGMLTTGDAEIAARARMMSLHGLSRQAWTRYEDGGSWVYDIVAPGFKYNLTDLAAALGLVQLQRAEQMRLRREAIAARYSSAFADLPGLAVPTVPAGVTSAWHLYVLRVGDGRSSRPRDELAANLTRSGIGCSVHFIPLHLHSYYAETYGYRPGDFPLALRESQRSVSLPLASSLTDDQVGSVIAAVRSSVTESARHG; this is encoded by the coding sequence GTGCCCTTCGCGCTGCCCGACATCGGCCAGGAGGAGATCGACGCCGTCACCGAGGTGCTGCGGTCCCGTTGGCTCACGACCGGGAAGCGGTGCCAACAGTTCGAGGCGGCCTTTGCGGAGGCCGTCGGTGCCGACCATGCGGTTGCGTTGAACTCGTGCACGGCTGCCCTCCATCTCAGCCTGGAGGCCTACAGAGTCCGCGAAGGCGACCTGGTCTTCATGTCGCCTTACACCTTCGCCGCGTCGGCCGAGGTGGTCCGCTACCTCCGCGCCACCCCCGTCTTCGTCGACATCGATCCAGCGACGTTGAACATCGACGTCGAGCGCTTGCGGACCGCCGTGGTGGCCAGCGCCGAGGCAGGGCTCGGGCGACCGAAGGCCGTCATGCCAGTGCACCTCGGCGGGGTGCCGTGTGACATGCCTGCCATCCGAACGCTGGCCGCCGAGCACGGTATGCACGTGATCGAGGACGCCGCCCATGCCTTTCCCGCCGCCCGCGATGGGGCGGCGGTGGGCGGGTTGCGCGAGGGGGAGCCCGGTACCGCCTGTTTCTCCTTCTACGCGACCAAGACCATCACGACCGGCGAGGGAGGGATGCTGACCACCGGCGATGCCGAGATCGCTGCCAGAGCGCGCATGATGAGCCTGCACGGGCTCAGCCGCCAGGCGTGGACCCGCTACGAGGACGGCGGTTCGTGGGTGTACGACATCGTCGCCCCTGGGTTCAAGTACAACTTGACCGACCTCGCTGCTGCGTTGGGTCTCGTGCAGCTCCAGCGCGCCGAGCAGATGCGGCTCCGCCGGGAAGCGATCGCGGCGCGGTACTCGTCGGCCTTCGCCGATCTGCCCGGCCTCGCCGTGCCGACCGTGCCGGCCGGAGTGACGTCGGCCTGGCACCTCTACGTGCTGCGCGTTGGGGACGGCCGTTCTTCGCGCCCGCGCGACGAGCTCGCCGCGAATCTCACGAGATCGGGAATCGGCTGCAGCGTTCACTTCATCCCTCTGCACCTGCACTCGTACTACGCAGAGACGTACGGCTACCGCCCGGGCGATTTCCCGCTCGCCCTCCGCGAGTCCCAGCGGTCGGTGTCGCTCCCGTTGGCGAGCAGTCTCACTGACGACCAAGTCGGATCGGTCATCGCCGCTGTCCGCTCCTCCGTCACGGAGTCCGCACGCCATGGCTGA
- a CDS encoding aminotransferase class I/II-fold pyridoxal phosphate-dependent enzyme translates to MADIRIYLSAPDVGETERQFLLDAFDSNWIAPAGPAIDAFEREVAQLAGVPSATALSSGTAGLELALRMLGVGPGDTVLLPSLTFVGSVAPVVHLGAEPVLVDSEVASWNIDPDLVEQELRAYAAKGRLPAAVMAVDLYGQCADYSRLEPLCAEYGVPLIEDAAEAVGATWQGRAAGSFGECGVFSFNGNKIITTSGGGMFLSKNPDLVARAKYLATQARLPVAHYEHEEIGFNFRLSNLCAALGRAQLRSLDRKIQRRREIFERYASALSGVDGIEFMPEPPDALSTRWLTVGLVDPRRTGLTRDDLCAALAAVGIEARPAWKPMHLQPALKAARVVGGAVAEHIFDQGVCLPSGSGLTDGQVEEIIGVIRSALDGAVAS, encoded by the coding sequence ATGGCTGACATTCGCATCTACCTCTCCGCCCCAGACGTGGGCGAGACAGAACGACAGTTCCTCCTCGACGCGTTCGATTCGAACTGGATCGCGCCCGCCGGTCCCGCGATCGATGCGTTCGAACGCGAGGTGGCGCAGCTCGCTGGTGTTCCGAGCGCGACGGCATTGTCGAGCGGCACCGCTGGCTTGGAGCTCGCACTTCGGATGCTGGGGGTTGGTCCTGGCGACACGGTGCTGCTCCCGTCGCTCACGTTCGTCGGCTCGGTTGCGCCGGTGGTGCACCTGGGCGCCGAGCCGGTGCTCGTCGACAGCGAGGTGGCGTCGTGGAACATCGACCCGGACCTGGTCGAACAGGAGCTGCGCGCGTACGCAGCGAAGGGGCGGCTTCCCGCGGCAGTGATGGCCGTTGACCTGTACGGCCAGTGCGCGGACTACTCGCGCCTCGAGCCGCTCTGTGCGGAGTACGGCGTTCCGCTCATCGAGGATGCCGCGGAAGCAGTCGGCGCGACCTGGCAGGGGCGGGCGGCCGGCTCGTTCGGCGAGTGCGGGGTCTTCTCGTTCAACGGCAACAAGATCATCACCACTTCCGGTGGGGGCATGTTCCTGTCGAAGAACCCCGACCTGGTGGCGCGAGCGAAGTACCTCGCGACACAAGCGCGACTGCCGGTTGCCCACTACGAACACGAAGAGATCGGGTTCAACTTCCGGCTCAGCAACTTGTGCGCGGCGTTGGGTCGCGCGCAGCTCCGCTCGCTCGACCGCAAGATCCAGCGCCGGCGCGAGATCTTCGAGCGGTACGCCAGCGCACTTTCGGGGGTTGACGGCATCGAGTTCATGCCTGAGCCGCCCGATGCGCTCAGCACGCGATGGCTCACCGTCGGCTTGGTGGATCCTCGCCGGACAGGGCTGACCCGCGACGATCTGTGCGCCGCGCTCGCGGCCGTCGGGATCGAAGCCCGTCCTGCCTGGAAGCCGATGCACCTGCAACCCGCGTTGAAGGCAGCGCGCGTGGTGGGCGGCGCCGTCGCGGAGCACATCTTCGATCAGGGCGTCTGCCTGCCGAGCGGTTCGGGGTTGACCGACGGGCAGGTCGAGGAGATCATCGGGGTGATCAGGTCGGCGCTCGACGGGGCCGTTGCGTCGTGA
- a CDS encoding sulfotransferase, giving the protein MVGAMKSGTTSLYTLLQLHPAVRVVGDKEADQLFRDEGVAALAREVAAHPEHACGEVSTAYMQRPLREPPVAAARRALSDGVRVVAVLRDPFERAVSHWRHWRQLGTEGSAAFERAVLDPAGEYVAFSRYHHQLAPWIDEFGSGAVHCIRLEDYQSDPVAIVRNLCAFLGVDPAPLVGLESQRVNAAESRLVARGPARALSRSPLYRRVIRPVVPAAAKRAVLRVAGGAGGREGAPHPVPDTRVRFFELVADDLAELHARWPHLQWAAPGGQGGTGR; this is encoded by the coding sequence GTGGTCGGCGCGATGAAGTCGGGAACCACGAGCCTGTACACCTTGTTGCAGCTGCACCCGGCGGTCCGTGTGGTCGGCGACAAGGAGGCCGACCAGCTGTTCCGTGACGAGGGCGTGGCAGCGCTCGCGCGGGAAGTTGCTGCTCATCCGGAACATGCCTGTGGCGAAGTGTCGACCGCCTACATGCAACGACCGCTCAGAGAACCGCCGGTGGCGGCCGCACGGCGGGCGCTCAGCGACGGTGTTCGCGTCGTCGCGGTGCTGCGAGACCCGTTCGAACGGGCGGTGAGCCACTGGCGTCACTGGCGCCAGCTGGGCACCGAAGGTTCGGCGGCGTTCGAGCGGGCGGTCCTCGACCCCGCTGGCGAGTATGTCGCGTTCAGCAGGTATCACCACCAGCTGGCCCCGTGGATCGACGAGTTCGGGTCGGGCGCGGTGCATTGCATCCGGCTGGAGGACTACCAGTCCGATCCGGTCGCCATCGTCCGCAACCTGTGCGCGTTCCTCGGCGTTGATCCGGCGCCGCTCGTCGGCCTGGAGTCCCAGCGGGTCAATGCGGCGGAGTCTCGCTTGGTGGCGCGCGGGCCGGCCAGAGCCTTGTCCCGGTCGCCGTTGTATCGACGGGTGATCCGGCCCGTGGTGCCAGCTGCCGCCAAGCGTGCCGTCCTCCGGGTGGCTGGCGGTGCCGGCGGTCGGGAGGGGGCCCCGCATCCGGTCCCCGACACGAGGGTCCGGTTCTTCGAGCTCGTCGCCGACGATCTCGCCGAGTTGCACGCGCGTTGGCCCCACTTGCAGTGGGCTGCACCCGGAGGGCAAGGCGGGACAGGGCGGTGA